One window of the Crassaminicella thermophila genome contains the following:
- a CDS encoding M1 family metallopeptidase codes for MIKIRYGRKLILLTMISCILLLSAVGAKLKMFQTVITTFYGEKLLNTKQINKYTIIADFDPVERILTGDENVTYTNNSSITFNALYFHLYPNAFKSEETAPFEKGEMQLAYPNGFEPGYIRINSIQNNREALNYVIMGMGDNILKVYLNKPLEPGKKISLNIDFSVKIPPSCGRFGYGENTINIANWYPILAVFDHKGWNLEPYYAIGDPFYSDIANYRVEISMPKEYILAHSGNCIKKESIDGKIRWTLEANKVRDFAIVASDKFKVIDDEIDGIKIYSYYFEDKFGDIALDTAKDAIKIFNQLYGEYPYKQFSVAASDFFVGGMEYPNLVFIDQSLYREETKKILEYVIAHETAHQWWYGIVGNDQVDEAWLDEGLTEYSTLLYYEKKYGAKKRDEIYKDFILKYYHAYTNTQQNKNSATYRSINQFKDAQEYQVLVYYRGAMFIKDLREKLGDELFFKILKVYFDKYKYKNANTENFIEVCEQISNQKLRENFRKWIRYEKE; via the coding sequence TTGATCAAAATTCGTTATGGCCGTAAATTAATATTATTAACAATGATTAGTTGTATTTTACTACTATCAGCAGTAGGGGCAAAATTAAAGATGTTTCAAACAGTAATAACGACATTTTATGGAGAAAAATTACTAAATACAAAACAGATAAATAAATACACAATTATTGCAGATTTTGATCCAGTAGAAAGAATATTAACAGGAGATGAGAATGTAACATATACAAATAATTCGAGCATTACTTTTAATGCTTTATATTTTCATCTTTATCCTAATGCATTTAAAAGCGAAGAAACAGCCCCTTTTGAAAAAGGTGAAATGCAGTTGGCTTATCCAAATGGATTTGAGCCGGGATATATAAGGATTAATTCAATACAAAATAATAGAGAAGCATTAAATTATGTGATTATGGGAATGGGAGACAATATTTTAAAAGTATATTTAAATAAGCCATTAGAGCCAGGAAAAAAAATATCACTTAATATAGATTTTTCTGTAAAGATTCCACCATCTTGCGGAAGATTTGGATATGGAGAGAATACAATTAATATTGCAAATTGGTATCCTATTCTTGCAGTGTTTGATCATAAAGGTTGGAATTTAGAACCTTATTATGCGATTGGAGACCCATTTTATAGTGACATAGCAAATTATAGAGTAGAAATTTCAATGCCAAAGGAATATATTCTTGCTCATTCTGGAAATTGTATAAAAAAAGAAAGTATAGATGGAAAAATAAGATGGACATTAGAAGCAAATAAAGTAAGAGATTTTGCTATTGTTGCTAGTGATAAATTTAAAGTTATAGATGATGAAATAGATGGAATAAAAATTTACTCTTACTATTTTGAGGATAAGTTTGGAGATATAGCACTTGATACGGCAAAGGATGCTATAAAAATATTTAATCAACTTTATGGAGAATATCCTTATAAACAATTTTCTGTAGCTGCTTCAGATTTCTTTGTTGGAGGAATGGAATATCCGAACTTGGTTTTTATAGATCAATCATTATACAGGGAAGAGACTAAAAAAATATTAGAATATGTAATTGCACATGAAACAGCACACCAATGGTGGTATGGAATCGTAGGAAATGATCAAGTAGATGAAGCTTGGCTTGATGAAGGGTTAACAGAATATTCAACATTACTGTATTATGAAAAAAAATATGGTGCTAAAAAGAGAGACGAAATTTATAAAGATTTTATTTTGAAATATTACCATGCCTATACAAATACGCAGCAAAATAAAAACAGTGCAACGTATAGAAGCATAAACCAATTTAAAGATGCTCAAGAATATCAAGTTCTTGTTTATTATAGAGGAGCTATGTTTATTAAAGATTTGAGAGAAAAATTGGGTGATGAACTGTTTTTTAAGATCTTGAAAGTATATTTTGATAAATATAAGTATAAAAATGCCAATACAGAAAACTTTATAGAGGTATGTGAGCAAATATCCAATCAAAAATTAAGAGAGAATTTTAGGAAATGGATAAGGTATGAAAAGGAATAA